From the genome of Orcinus orca chromosome 5, mOrcOrc1.1, whole genome shotgun sequence, one region includes:
- the LOC125964500 gene encoding double homeobox protein 4-like protein 2, with translation MANNPGSSMMEGLLEVHPDLDVAVITCPKRKQTKNHMNKLTPNNVPSGSMGRETRRKRTFISPSQTRVLVQAFERDRFPSIAAREELAHQTGIPEPRIQIWFQNRRARHPKQSASGPVNALAKGPDVTSAVTALSDQSTLPTVHRSSHRYRPSQAPDSMQSLAAATALFSPFFLVPEASYGCCVGQPLMFIMLQPSLAALQRCQNPQPLLATVPWGERSHALIASGQPAQGAIWPPAPPETHFWQQQASSGEETSPQLEQQPQRSALTGSSSLLDELLSDVDILDKAGPFLNVDTEEEELAATLEAPLSEEEFKTLLDILPGSPVPQV, from the exons ATGGCGAATAACCCAGGGAGTTCCATGATGGAGGGCCTTCTGGAAGTCCATCCCGACCTAGATGTGGCAGTGATAACATGT CCGAAACGAAAGCAAACAAAGAATCACATGAACAAACTCACACCCAACAACGTGCCTTCAG GAAGCATGGGAAGAGAGACCAGGCGAAAGAGGACTTTCATCTCTCCTTCTCAAACAAGGGTCCTTGTGCAAGCCTTTGAGAGGGATCGATTTCCATCTATTGCTGCCAGGGAAGAATTGGCTCACCAGACAGGAATTCCCGAACCTCGAATCCAG ATATGGTTCCAGAACCGAAGAGCTCGGCACCCAAAGCAGAGCGCTAGTGGGCCTGTGAATGCCTTAGCCAAAGGCCCTGATGTCACATCAGCTGTGACTGCCCTGTCGGACCAAAGCACCCTGCCCACTGTCCATAGAAGCTCTCATCGTTATCGTCCCTCTCAAGCACCTGATAGCATGCAATCCCTTGCTGCGGCCACTGCTCTTTTCTCCCCCTTCTTTCTTGTGCCAGAGGCTTCCTATGGGTGCTGTGTGGGCCAGCCGTTGATGTTCATCAtgctccagcccagcctggcaGCCCTTCAGAGATGCCAGAACCCACAGCCTCTTCTGGCCACAGTTCCGTGGGGCGAACGGTCACATGCTCTCATCGCCAGTGGGCAGCCTGCCCAGGGGGCCATCTGGCCACCTGCACCACCAGAGACACACTTCTGGCAGCAGCAGGCAAGCTCAGGTGAAGAGACATCTCCCCAGCTGGAGCAACAGCCCCAGCGCTCAGCCCTTACAGGCTCCTCAAGCCTCCTGGATGAACTCTTGTCAGACGTGGACATTCTGGACAAGGCAGGCCCTTTTCTGAATGTggacacagaggaagaggaactTGCAGCAACCCTGGAAGCCCCCCTTAGCGAGGAAGAATTCAAGACCCTGCTTGACATACTGCCAGGCTCCCCAGTGCCACAGGTttag
- the LOC125964501 gene encoding double homeobox protein B-like, with protein sequence MDSSSSSGTYSTSRGRLSRPSRRRRLVLSLSQKDTLQALFQQNPYPGITTREWLARELDIPESRIQVWFQNQRRRRLKQSQLLSENAFKGGQSQPLRPPPPEALTRGSMGREARRKRTFISPSQTRILVQVFERDRFPSIAAREELAHQTGIPEPRIQIWFQNRRARHPKQSASGPVNTSAKGPDATSAVTALSDQSTLPTVHRSSHRYRPSHAPDSMQSFAAATPVFSPSFLVPEGSYGCRVGQPLMFIMLQPSLAALQRCQNAQPLLATVPWGERSHAFTASGQPAQGAIWPPAPPETQFWQQQASSGEESSPQLEQQPQHSAFTGS encoded by the exons ATGGATTCGTCCAGCTCATCCGGCACATACAGCACCTCCAGAG GCCGACTCTCAAGACCATCGCGAAGGAGGAGGCTTGTTCTGAGTCTGAGTCAGAAGGACACCCTGCAAGCACTCTTTCAACAGAACCCCTACCCCGGGATAACGACCAGAGAATGGCTGGCACGAGAACTGGACATTCCAGAAAGCAGAATTCAG GTTTGGTTTCAAAACCAACGAAGAAGACGCCTAAAGCAGAGCCAATTGCTGTCAGAGAATGCCTTCAAAGGAGGGCAGTCACAGCCGCTGCGGCCCCCACCACCTGAGGCTTTGACTCGAG GAAGCATGGGAAGAGAGGCCAGGCGAAAGAGGACTTTCATCTCTCCTTCTCAAACAAGGATCCTTGTGCAAGTCTTTGAGAGGGATCGATTTCCATCTATTGCTGCCAGGGAAGAATTGGCTCACCAGACAGGAATTCCCGAACCTCGAATCCAG ATATGGTTCCAGAACCGAAGAGCTCGGCACCCAAAGCAGAGTGCTAGTGGGCCTGTGAATACCTCAGCCAAAGGCCCTGATGCCACATCAGCTGTGACTGCCCTGTCAGACCAAAGCACCCTGCCCACTGTCCATAGAAGCTCTCATCGTTATCGTCCCTCTCATGCACCTGATAGCATGCAATCCTTTGCTGCGGCCACTCctgttttctccccctcctttcttgTGCCAGAGGGTTCCTATGGGTGCCGTGTGGGCCAGCCGTTGATGTTCATCAtgctccagcccagcctggcaGCCCTTCAAAGATGCCAGAACGCACAGCCTCTTCTGGCCACAGTTCCGTGGGGCGAACGGTCACATGCTTTCACCGCCAGTGGGCAGCCTGCCCAGGGGGCCATCTGGCCACCTGCACCACCAGAGACACAATTCTGGCAGCAGCAGGCAAGCTCAGGTGAAGAGTCATCTCCCCAGCTGGAGCAACAGCCCCAGCACTCAGCCTTTACAGGCTCCTGA